In a single window of the Paenibacillus sp. MMS20-IR301 genome:
- a CDS encoding M15 family metallopeptidase gives MKKWFFCVVLLGLLGYEWFHQGREAAVPELDGRPQRQVLTDKGAKNLTVLSKSQIHQGSLLLVNREYPIHKSGVSKDIVTLSERPELTQGYALLDNSTMLSEQVAEQFSKMVQAASGQGVRNFLISSGYRDNAKQQELFADKGADYALPPGHSEHNLGLSLDIGSSQMAMSRAPEGQWLREHAWDYGFILRYPEDKTDITGIKYEPWHFRYVGLPHSMIMRDNNFTLEEYLEFLKEQGVITTSAKGIEYKVSYFKITGNTPVPTPSGKHVEFSGNNIDGVIMTVYP, from the coding sequence ATGAAGAAGTGGTTTTTTTGCGTGGTGCTGCTCGGCCTGCTGGGGTATGAATGGTTTCATCAGGGCAGGGAAGCTGCAGTCCCTGAGCTTGACGGCCGGCCACAGCGGCAGGTGCTGACGGACAAGGGGGCAAAGAATCTGACGGTCCTCTCCAAAAGCCAGATTCATCAAGGCAGTCTGCTGCTCGTCAACAGGGAATATCCCATACATAAATCGGGTGTCAGCAAGGATATTGTGACTCTCTCCGAGCGGCCGGAGCTGACTCAAGGATACGCTCTGCTGGACAACAGCACGATGCTCTCGGAACAAGTAGCGGAGCAATTCTCCAAGATGGTACAGGCTGCCTCCGGGCAGGGCGTCCGGAATTTCCTGATCAGCAGCGGGTACAGGGACAATGCGAAGCAGCAGGAGCTTTTTGCGGACAAAGGGGCTGATTACGCCCTGCCGCCCGGGCACAGCGAGCATAATCTCGGCTTGTCGCTGGATATCGGCTCTTCACAGATGGCCATGAGCCGTGCTCCTGAAGGGCAATGGCTCCGGGAGCATGCCTGGGATTACGGCTTCATTCTGCGCTATCCCGAAGATAAGACGGACATTACCGGCATCAAGTATGAGCCTTGGCATTTCCGCTATGTCGGCCTGCCGCACAGCATGATTATGCGGGACAACAATTTCACCCTGGAGGAATACCTTGAATTTCTTAAGGAACAGGGCGTGATTACTACTTCCGCTAAAGGTATAGAATATAAGGTTTCGTATTTCAAAATAACGGGAAACACTCCGGTTCCGACCCCCTCCGGCAAGCATGTTGAATTCTCAGGCAACAACATTGACGGCGTGATTATGACGGTATATCCGTAA
- a CDS encoding VanZ family protein, translating into MNPAHKLRIYSLQAIFAVYIYILFKIILFKFGSINFGFLWQQLQHSSENIAASAQRGNFIPLVTLLNTFDHPTTHTLVNFTGNIALFIPFGMFLVILYPQGTGGGSFSGVLIRSLGLSAMLECAQAVLYIGTFDVDDLILNTFGGLLGYMLLRPFVRAYSSRKGSSVTKK; encoded by the coding sequence ATGAACCCGGCACATAAACTCAGAATATACAGCCTGCAGGCCATTTTCGCGGTATACATCTATATCCTGTTCAAAATTATTTTATTCAAATTCGGTTCAATTAACTTCGGTTTTCTTTGGCAGCAGCTGCAGCACAGTTCAGAGAACATAGCAGCTAGTGCGCAGAGAGGCAACTTCATCCCGCTGGTCACCCTGCTGAATACGTTTGATCATCCTACAACCCATACCTTGGTCAATTTCACCGGAAATATCGCCTTATTTATCCCGTTTGGCATGTTCCTTGTCATTCTATATCCGCAGGGCACGGGCGGCGGCAGCTTCTCCGGGGTGCTGATCCGGTCACTGGGGCTGAGTGCGATGCTGGAATGTGCCCAGGCGGTTCTATATATCGGCACCTTCGACGTCGATGATCTCATTCTGAATACCTTCGGCGGTCTGCTGGGCTATATGCTGCTGCGGCCGTTCGTAAGAGCTTATTCCAGCAGAAAAGGCTCCTCCGTCACCAAAAAGTAA
- the cysK gene encoding cysteine synthase A, with translation MARLVVNNITELIGGTPAVRLNRITGTEDAELYVKLEMFNPSGSVKDRAAYNLILQAELDGRLQPGGTIIEPTSGNTGIGLAMNAAAKGYKAILVMPDNMTKERINILKAYGAEVVLTPAVERMPGAIAKALELGKEIAGSFIPQQFENKANPDIHRSTTAPEILEQMEGRLDVFVATSGTGGTITGTGEALRKQLPELRVVVVEPEGSPVLSGGKPGPHKLVGTSPGFVPAILNTGIYNEIVQVSDEDALAMVRILASTEGILLGPSGGAAVWTALQEARRQGPGKKVLCIAPDTGERYLSMGIFD, from the coding sequence ATGGCAAGACTGGTAGTCAATAATATTACGGAACTGATCGGCGGCACCCCGGCGGTCCGGCTGAACCGGATAACCGGAACGGAGGATGCGGAGCTGTACGTGAAGCTGGAGATGTTCAACCCGAGCGGCAGCGTGAAGGACCGGGCGGCGTATAATCTGATTCTGCAGGCGGAGCTGGACGGACGGCTGCAGCCGGGCGGGACGATCATCGAGCCGACCAGCGGCAATACCGGCATCGGCCTGGCGATGAACGCAGCGGCGAAAGGGTATAAGGCCATTCTGGTCATGCCGGACAATATGACGAAGGAACGGATCAATATCCTTAAGGCATACGGCGCTGAAGTTGTGCTGACTCCGGCTGTGGAGCGGATGCCGGGCGCAATTGCCAAGGCGCTGGAGCTCGGGAAGGAAATCGCAGGCAGCTTCATTCCCCAGCAGTTCGAGAATAAGGCCAACCCGGACATTCACCGCAGCACTACCGCCCCGGAAATTCTGGAGCAGATGGAAGGGCGGCTGGATGTATTCGTTGCCACATCGGGAACCGGGGGCACGATTACCGGAACAGGCGAGGCACTCCGTAAGCAGCTTCCGGAGCTTCGCGTAGTTGTCGTGGAGCCGGAAGGCTCACCAGTCCTCTCCGGCGGCAAGCCCGGACCGCATAAGCTGGTGGGCACGAGCCCCGGGTTCGTACCGGCAATTCTCAATACCGGAATCTATAATGAGATTGTGCAGGTATCGGACGAGGATGCACTGGCAATGGTAAGAATACTGGCCAGTACCGAAGGCATTCTGCTCGGTCCTTCCGGCGGTGCCGCTGTGTGGACTGCCCTGCAGGAAGCCCGCCGCCAAGGTCCGGGCAAGAAGGTACTGTGTATAGCACCTGATACCGGGGAACGGTATCTTAGTATGGGCATATTCGACTAA
- a CDS encoding discoidin domain-containing protein, whose protein sequence is MYGLILALCVGQLALFPAVGAAAGNLAQGKAITASSVGDVYVAANANDNNQGTYWESAGNAFPQWLKVDLGAASSVNQVVLKLPAGWEARTQTLSVQGSTDDASYTNLAASASYNFNPSSGSNTVTINFTAASARFIKINFTANTGWPAAQISELEVYGSVISTPGTYEAEAAALSGGAKTNTDHSGYTGSAFVDGYLTQGASTTFTVSAAAAGNYNAALRYANASGSTKTLSVYVNGTKIRQTSFANLANWDTWSTQTEILALTAGSNTIAYKYDASDSGNVNLDQLVLTAAATPTATPVPTVAPTVAPTAVPTATPVPTPTATPVPTAVPTATPTPTPTPTPIVTPTPTPAVSPTPSPSTGPGSNLAIGKSINASSSVFSFVAANANDGDVTTYWEGAGGSYPNTLTVNLGANANVTSVVVKLNPSSAWATRTQTVEVLGHHQSTGTFTSLVPAAAYTFNPATGNSVSIPVTATASELQLKFTANTGSSAGQVAEFQIIGTPAANPDLTVTAMSWSPSAPVETDAVTLNATVKNTGSASSAATTVSFYLGTTLAGTAPVGVLAAGASATVSLNIGAKDAATYALSAKVDENNTVIELNEGNNSYSHPSALIVAPVSSSDLIASPVSWSPGNPAGGNTVNFTVAVKNQGTAASAGGAHNFTLTLTDATTGAVIKTLTGSYNGVIAAGVTTAPVALGTWTAVNGKYNVKTEIAVDANELAVKRANNIQNQSLYIGRGANMPYDMYEAEDGVTGGGAVKLSPNRNIGDLAGEASGRRAVTLNTTGSYVEFTTKASTNTLVTRFSIPDSASGDGTTATLNIYVNGVFNKAITLNSKYAWLYGSETSPGNSPSAGSPRHIYDEANIMFDSTIPAGSTIRLQKDAANTSQYAIDFISLEQVAPIANPDPAKYTVPLGFTHQDVQNAIDKVRMDTTGNLVGVYLPAGNYETSNKFQVYGKAIKIVGAGPWYTRFYAPVNQSNTDVGFRATDTANGSTFSGFAYFGNYTSRIDGPGKVFDFSNVANMTIDNIWTEHQVCMYWGANTDYMVIRNSRIRNTFADGINMTNGSTNNLVSNNEARATGDDSFALFSAIDSGGADMKDNVYENLTSILTWRAAGVAVYGGYANTFRNIYIADTLCYSGITISSLDFGYPMNGFGASPTTNFQNISVVRAGGHFWGSQTFPAIWVFSASKVFQGIRVSDVDIIDPTYHGIMFQTNYVGSSPQFPVADTIFTNITISGAQKSGDAFDAKSGVGIWANEAAEAGQGPAVGSVVFNNLKILNTVTPIKNNTSTFTITVNP, encoded by the coding sequence ATGTACGGATTAATTCTTGCGCTGTGTGTAGGCCAACTGGCGTTATTCCCGGCTGTAGGTGCAGCGGCAGGCAATCTGGCACAGGGCAAGGCGATTACTGCTAGCTCTGTCGGTGATGTGTATGTCGCAGCGAATGCCAACGACAACAATCAGGGGACATACTGGGAGAGTGCGGGTAATGCTTTTCCGCAATGGCTGAAGGTTGATCTGGGAGCGGCCAGCAGTGTGAATCAGGTGGTGCTTAAGCTGCCGGCGGGCTGGGAAGCAAGAACGCAGACGTTATCGGTTCAAGGCAGCACGGATGATGCTTCCTATACTAATCTGGCTGCCTCAGCCAGCTATAACTTCAATCCTTCCAGCGGTTCCAATACGGTAACTATCAATTTCACAGCAGCATCAGCCCGGTTTATCAAAATCAACTTCACCGCTAACACCGGCTGGCCGGCTGCACAGATTTCGGAATTGGAAGTATACGGTTCAGTGATCTCCACGCCTGGAACCTATGAGGCTGAAGCTGCCGCTTTGTCTGGCGGTGCCAAGACTAACACGGATCATTCCGGCTACACCGGTTCGGCTTTCGTTGACGGTTATCTGACTCAGGGTGCAAGCACAACCTTCACTGTCTCAGCTGCCGCAGCTGGTAATTATAACGCTGCGCTGAGATATGCCAATGCCTCGGGCAGTACGAAGACACTAAGTGTCTATGTTAACGGAACGAAGATCAGGCAGACCTCGTTTGCCAATCTGGCTAACTGGGATACCTGGTCAACCCAGACCGAGATTCTGGCGCTCACTGCCGGGAGTAATACAATTGCTTACAAATATGATGCTTCTGATTCCGGCAATGTCAATCTCGATCAGCTGGTGCTGACGGCTGCAGCCACACCAACCGCTACGCCAGTTCCGACGGTTGCTCCAACCGTAGCGCCGACTGCGGTGCCAACCGCTACACCTGTGCCGACACCAACGGCTACTCCTGTACCTACGGCAGTGCCGACAGCCACACCAACACCTACGCCAACACCTACGCCAATAGTTACACCAACGCCTACACCTGCTGTCTCACCCACACCTTCGCCAAGTACAGGTCCCGGATCTAACCTGGCTATCGGCAAAAGCATTAATGCGTCCTCATCCGTGTTCTCCTTTGTGGCCGCCAATGCTAACGACGGGGATGTGACAACGTACTGGGAAGGTGCAGGCGGCAGTTATCCGAACACTTTAACGGTTAACCTCGGCGCTAATGCGAATGTGACCTCAGTGGTTGTGAAGCTGAATCCGTCTTCTGCCTGGGCTACCCGCACACAAACGGTTGAAGTGCTCGGACATCACCAGTCAACCGGAACGTTCACCAGTCTGGTACCGGCTGCGGCATATACCTTTAATCCGGCTACTGGCAATTCAGTAAGCATACCAGTCACGGCTACAGCCAGTGAGCTGCAGCTGAAGTTTACCGCCAACACAGGTTCAAGCGCCGGGCAGGTGGCTGAATTTCAGATCATCGGCACACCGGCCGCGAACCCGGATCTGACGGTAACGGCAATGTCCTGGAGTCCTTCCGCTCCGGTAGAGACCGATGCTGTAACACTTAATGCTACGGTCAAAAATACCGGCTCGGCTTCTTCAGCCGCCACAACCGTCAGCTTTTACCTGGGGACCACGCTTGCCGGTACAGCACCGGTCGGTGTACTGGCTGCCGGAGCTTCGGCTACGGTATCCTTGAATATCGGAGCCAAGGATGCGGCAACGTATGCTCTAAGTGCCAAGGTGGATGAGAATAACACTGTAATTGAGCTGAACGAAGGCAATAACAGCTATAGTCATCCGTCTGCTCTGATTGTAGCGCCGGTATCCAGCTCCGATCTGATCGCTTCTCCGGTCAGCTGGAGTCCGGGTAATCCGGCAGGGGGGAACACAGTGAATTTCACTGTTGCGGTTAAGAACCAGGGAACTGCGGCTTCTGCCGGCGGTGCCCATAACTTCACTTTGACCCTTACTGATGCAACTACAGGGGCAGTTATCAAAACCCTCACCGGCTCCTATAACGGTGTCATCGCTGCCGGAGTTACAACGGCCCCGGTTGCGCTAGGAACCTGGACGGCAGTGAACGGGAAGTACAATGTGAAAACAGAAATTGCCGTCGATGCCAATGAGCTGGCCGTAAAGCGGGCCAATAATATCCAGAACCAGTCGCTCTACATCGGTCGCGGGGCCAATATGCCTTATGATATGTATGAGGCGGAAGACGGTGTAACCGGCGGCGGGGCAGTTAAGCTAAGCCCGAACCGCAACATCGGCGACCTGGCTGGCGAAGCTTCGGGCAGAAGAGCCGTAACGCTGAATACGACCGGCAGCTATGTCGAATTCACGACCAAAGCCAGCACCAATACGCTGGTTACCCGGTTCTCCATTCCGGATTCGGCCAGCGGTGACGGAACCACGGCTACACTTAACATTTATGTAAATGGCGTGTTCAACAAAGCGATCACCCTGAACTCGAAATACGCCTGGCTGTACGGCTCCGAGACCAGTCCGGGCAATTCACCAAGTGCAGGCTCACCGCGCCATATTTATGATGAAGCGAATATTATGTTCGACAGCACCATTCCGGCCGGCAGCACAATCCGGCTGCAGAAGGATGCCGCCAACACTTCGCAGTATGCGATTGACTTCATCAGCCTGGAGCAGGTGGCACCGATTGCGAATCCGGACCCGGCGAAGTATACGGTTCCGCTTGGATTCACCCATCAGGATGTGCAGAATGCAATCGATAAGGTCCGTATGGATACGACCGGTAATCTGGTCGGCGTATATCTGCCTGCCGGAAACTATGAGACCTCGAACAAGTTCCAGGTCTACGGCAAAGCAATCAAGATTGTCGGAGCCGGCCCCTGGTATACCCGGTTCTACGCACCAGTGAATCAGAGCAATACGGATGTCGGCTTCAGAGCAACGGATACGGCGAACGGTTCAACGTTCTCGGGCTTTGCCTATTTCGGCAATTACACTTCACGGATCGACGGGCCCGGCAAGGTGTTCGACTTCTCTAATGTAGCAAACATGACCATCGACAACATTTGGACGGAGCATCAGGTATGTATGTACTGGGGTGCGAATACAGACTATATGGTGATCCGCAACTCGCGTATACGCAACACCTTCGCCGACGGGATCAACATGACCAACGGAAGCACGAACAATCTGGTCTCGAACAATGAAGCCCGGGCTACCGGGGATGACAGCTTCGCACTGTTCTCGGCAATTGATTCCGGCGGAGCGGACATGAAGGACAATGTCTACGAGAACCTGACCTCAATCCTGACCTGGCGCGCAGCCGGGGTGGCGGTCTATGGCGGCTATGCCAACACCTTCCGCAACATCTATATCGCGGATACACTCTGCTATTCCGGGATTACGATCAGCTCGCTTGATTTCGGTTATCCGATGAACGGCTTCGGTGCTTCCCCGACAACGAATTTCCAGAATATTTCCGTTGTCCGGGCAGGCGGGCATTTCTGGGGTTCACAGACCTTCCCGGCCATCTGGGTATTCTCCGCCTCCAAGGTATTCCAGGGCATCCGGGTCAGCGATGTGGATATTATCGATCCGACCTATCACGGCATCATGTTCCAGACCAATTATGTCGGTTCTTCACCGCAGTTCCCTGTAGCGGATACCATCTTCACCAACATCACGATTTCCGGGGCGCAGAAGAGCGGGGATGCATTTGACGCCAAGTCAGGAGTCGGTATTTGGGCCAACGAAGCGGCTGAAGCCGGCCAGGGTCCTGCGGTGGGATCAGTCGTATTTAACAATCTGAAGATTCTGAACACCGTAACGCCTATCAAAAATAACACGTCGACATTTACGATCACTGTTAATCCGTAA
- a CDS encoding methyl-accepting chemotaxis protein, whose protein sequence is MFNRLRGIRAKIMFGFAAVIVVFIIAIAGSTLFQGKVTMLTEQINRNYSKLSLVQGLTDDIRTADGLAARYVMSNTDEERNTNLAAYEAMIPQITAAVTELKAAGLNEPELAGITDLEAQWDNYLNVLEGAFALAKEGNFPNAQKEFTTLSLGTIIDSQLVFENMLHEEIAKEQSQAATHRSSSMITSMGVTGLSVLLALIIAFVISARILKPLRDVNNQLKEIADGEADLTRKLNVRSKDEIGELAHNFNKMTGNLAEMIGQVNASASGLAASSVKLTSDSGLTAEATERIAGIMTEVASGTGRQMSDLQTNMTTIIEMSAGIQQIAASVQDISEASLRSADYAIAGDQSLQSAFRQMASINEAIQSLSQQVMGFVKRSQEISSIVGVIKGIASETNMLALNATIEAARAGEQGRGFAVVADQVRRLAEQSADSAGLIADMATGIQADADHAVVVMKNSMNEVQSGTRIIEEAGHSFNEIRISIDSLAGQVQEVSGAVEEITAATEEIVDSIRTVTQISETTAANTQQVSAASQEQMASVEQIASSASALSRLAQGLQGMVARFNV, encoded by the coding sequence ATGTTTAACAGACTTCGGGGAATACGCGCCAAAATCATGTTCGGCTTCGCTGCTGTAATTGTTGTGTTTATTATTGCGATTGCAGGCAGCACCTTGTTTCAGGGGAAGGTAACGATGCTGACAGAGCAGATCAACCGCAATTACAGCAAGCTGTCACTTGTACAAGGCTTGACAGACGATATCCGCACAGCGGACGGACTGGCTGCAAGATATGTGATGAGCAACACGGATGAAGAACGCAATACGAACCTGGCGGCCTATGAGGCTATGATTCCCCAGATTACAGCGGCTGTAACAGAGCTCAAGGCGGCCGGGTTAAATGAACCAGAGCTTGCGGGAATTACGGATCTTGAAGCGCAGTGGGACAACTATCTGAATGTGCTGGAAGGAGCTTTTGCCTTAGCTAAGGAAGGTAATTTCCCGAATGCCCAAAAGGAGTTCACGACACTGTCGCTCGGTACGATCATCGATTCACAGCTCGTGTTCGAGAACATGCTGCATGAAGAGATCGCGAAGGAGCAGAGCCAGGCGGCCACCCACCGCAGCTCATCCATGATTACCAGCATGGGGGTTACGGGATTGTCGGTGCTGCTGGCACTCATAATCGCGTTCGTGATTTCAGCACGGATTCTGAAGCCGCTCCGTGATGTGAATAACCAGCTTAAGGAGATTGCCGACGGCGAGGCCGACCTGACCCGTAAGCTGAATGTGCGGAGTAAGGATGAAATAGGCGAGCTGGCACATAATTTCAATAAAATGACCGGTAATCTGGCGGAGATGATTGGCCAGGTTAATGCTTCAGCCAGCGGCCTGGCGGCTTCCTCGGTCAAGCTCACCTCTGACAGCGGGTTAACCGCCGAAGCTACCGAGCGGATTGCCGGCATCATGACTGAGGTTGCCAGCGGTACGGGCCGCCAGATGAGTGACCTGCAGACCAATATGACGACAATTATTGAAATGTCCGCAGGTATTCAGCAGATTGCAGCCAGTGTCCAGGATATTTCCGAAGCTTCGCTGCGGTCTGCCGATTATGCGATTGCCGGGGACCAGTCTCTGCAGTCTGCCTTCCGCCAGATGGCCTCAATCAATGAAGCAATCCAGTCTCTGTCACAGCAGGTTATGGGCTTTGTGAAACGATCGCAGGAAATAAGCAGCATCGTCGGAGTGATCAAGGGGATTGCCTCCGAGACCAATATGCTGGCATTGAATGCGACCATCGAGGCGGCGCGGGCCGGGGAACAGGGCAGAGGCTTCGCCGTTGTTGCCGATCAGGTCCGCAGGCTGGCCGAGCAGTCCGCAGACTCTGCGGGGCTGATTGCTGATATGGCAACCGGTATTCAGGCGGATGCTGACCATGCGGTTGTCGTCATGAAGAACAGTATGAACGAAGTGCAAAGCGGAACCCGGATCATTGAGGAGGCCGGCCACTCCTTCAATGAAATCCGGATCTCGATTGATTCGCTGGCCGGACAGGTTCAGGAGGTATCCGGGGCGGTGGAGGAGATTACGGCAGCAACAGAGGAGATCGTCGACTCTATCCGCACTGTTACGCAGATTTCCGAGACGACCGCAGCGAATACCCAGCAGGTCTCTGCCGCCTCCCAGGAGCAGATGGCTTCCGTGGAGCAGATTGCCTCCTCAGCCAGTGCGCTCAGCCGGCTTGCTCAAGGACTGCAGGGCATGGTTGCCCGGTTCAATGTGTAG
- a CDS encoding cyclic nucleotide-binding domain-containing protein, which produces MHYIVDPEAVRTLAEQNGLTAMFSSSAIAQMELRRYEGGDAVCSVGDRLESMFILVQGKLKIHTLLPNGKSMLVRFARPMSVIGDVELLRQYPVKNEVVSVGDSLLLVAGRKLLLKEFEENTALLTFLVGELSHKLYTLGQTSAMNVLYPVENRFASYLMSLFSDNTGAQRVEEIRTSSLTETADLLGTSYRHLNRIVRSLIEEGIIERRRGRLIVLDEDRLARLANGNLYE; this is translated from the coding sequence ATGCATTACATAGTAGACCCGGAGGCGGTACGCACGCTTGCGGAACAGAATGGCCTGACAGCAATGTTCAGCAGCAGTGCAATAGCTCAGATGGAGCTTCGGCGGTATGAGGGCGGGGACGCGGTATGCTCGGTCGGTGACAGGCTGGAGAGCATGTTTATTCTGGTGCAGGGGAAGCTGAAGATCCATACGCTGCTGCCGAACGGCAAATCCATGCTGGTCCGGTTCGCCCGGCCCATGTCGGTGATCGGGGATGTCGAGCTGCTGCGACAGTATCCTGTCAAGAATGAGGTGGTCTCGGTAGGGGACAGCCTGCTGCTGGTAGCCGGACGCAAGCTGCTGCTGAAGGAATTCGAGGAGAATACCGCGCTGCTTACTTTTCTGGTGGGCGAGCTGAGCCATAAGCTGTATACCCTCGGCCAGACCTCGGCGATGAATGTGCTGTATCCGGTGGAGAACCGGTTCGCGAGCTATCTGATGTCATTATTCTCGGATAATACCGGCGCGCAGCGGGTCGAAGAGATCCGGACCTCCAGTCTGACGGAGACGGCTGATCTGCTGGGCACCAGCTACCGGCATTTGAACCGGATTGTACGGAGCCTGATCGAAGAGGGGATTATTGAGCGCAGGCGCGGGCGGCTGATTGTGCTGGATGAAGACAGGCTGGCCCGGCTGGCCAACGGCAATTTGTACGAATGA
- a CDS encoding DUF4173 domain-containing protein — MEKQTVSKPGFARIVLFAAFLLAIVHQYLFFDKLPGISYPIFAVLFYAFMLYFAKERLRKFNWFSYVWLGSIFLLSLTYVLFANWFFFGLNFLVIPALILLHMTYMLSYRQPSWSGIGLIGAALEHLFPQNLRHWGTAVKLLRRGQGKMADERKQVLLRIVIGLLISAPLLLIVTSLLSTADGVFNQLLGSLPEYFASISFGEGIFRVLWILLLSLGMFGLAWGFVDSKSYTRTLPANGPDALTHPAVQTAAPETEGIGIDDPIIITTILLAVNVVYMLFVSVQFSYLFGAWEGILPDNSTYADYARSGFFELIMVTSINFGILLLSLLAVRKAGGGLKRVIQLLLYILVLCSMVMLYSAYSRLTLYEEAYGYTYIRFLVHAFMIFLGLLLILAAVRITRVQFPLLRCYIVLGLLAYVLMNYIGMDRIIARQNIQRYEVSGSLDAAYLARLSADVMPELIEFSRQEKGILDEELQNRLADQVEPLRNWPSFNLARFQERRALEQYFEKGAGN; from the coding sequence ATGGAGAAGCAAACCGTATCCAAGCCGGGGTTCGCGCGTATTGTTTTGTTTGCCGCGTTTCTGCTTGCGATAGTGCATCAGTATCTGTTCTTTGACAAGCTGCCCGGCATTTCTTACCCTATTTTTGCAGTGCTGTTCTATGCCTTTATGCTCTATTTCGCCAAGGAAAGACTGCGCAAATTTAACTGGTTCAGCTATGTATGGCTGGGGTCCATTTTCCTGTTGTCGCTGACATATGTGCTGTTTGCCAACTGGTTTTTCTTCGGGCTTAATTTCCTGGTAATCCCTGCGCTGATTCTATTACATATGACTTATATGCTCAGCTACCGCCAGCCCTCCTGGAGCGGAATCGGACTGATCGGTGCGGCGCTGGAGCATTTGTTCCCCCAGAATCTCCGGCACTGGGGCACTGCAGTGAAGCTGCTGCGCCGGGGCCAGGGCAAGATGGCGGATGAACGCAAGCAGGTGCTGCTCCGGATCGTCATCGGGCTGCTGATTTCCGCGCCGCTGCTGCTGATTGTCACCTCGCTGCTCTCTACGGCGGATGGGGTCTTTAATCAGCTGCTGGGCAGTCTTCCGGAGTATTTTGCGAGTATTTCATTCGGTGAAGGGATCTTCAGAGTGCTGTGGATTCTGCTTCTAAGCCTTGGCATGTTCGGGCTGGCATGGGGGTTCGTGGACAGCAAGTCCTATACCCGGACTCTTCCGGCGAACGGGCCGGACGCCTTGACCCATCCGGCAGTACAAACAGCTGCACCGGAAACGGAGGGTATCGGCATCGACGATCCGATAATTATTACTACGATCCTGCTGGCAGTCAATGTAGTCTATATGCTGTTCGTAAGCGTGCAGTTCTCTTATCTGTTCGGCGCCTGGGAAGGTATTCTGCCGGATAACAGTACATATGCGGATTATGCACGGAGCGGGTTTTTCGAGCTGATTATGGTCACCTCTATTAATTTCGGCATACTGCTGCTGTCCTTGCTGGCGGTGCGGAAAGCGGGCGGCGGTCTCAAACGGGTAATTCAGCTGCTGCTCTATATTCTGGTTCTCTGTTCAATGGTCATGCTGTATTCTGCATATTCCCGGCTGACTCTGTATGAAGAAGCGTACGGGTATACTTATATCAGGTTCCTGGTGCATGCCTTTATGATTTTCCTCGGGCTGCTGCTTATCCTGGCGGCGGTACGGATCACCCGGGTGCAGTTTCCGCTGCTGAGGTGCTACATCGTGCTTGGACTGCTGGCCTATGTGCTGATGAATTACATCGGAATGGACCGGATCATCGCCCGGCAAAATATTCAGCGTTATGAGGTCAGCGGCAGCCTCGATGCCGCCTATCTGGCCCGGCTGTCTGCAGATGTGATGCCGGAGCTGATTGAGTTCAGCAGGCAGGAGAAGGGGATTCTGGATGAGGAGCTGCAGAATCGTCTGGCAGACCAGGTGGAGCCTCTGCGCAACTGGCCATCCTTCAATCTGGCGAGATTCCAGGAACGCAGGGCGCTGGAGCAATATTTTGAGAAGGGCGCTGGCAATTGA